One Pelotomaculum isophthalicicum JI genomic region harbors:
- a CDS encoding type II toxin-antitoxin system HicB family antitoxin: protein MKKVEVFCVIEKADGEYLAYCDELRATASGDTEEEALNNLKAAIKELIDYQGPQIFAPNKKRILVEVV, encoded by the coding sequence ATGAAAAAGGTAGAAGTTTTTTGCGTAATTGAAAAAGCTGATGGTGAATACCTTGCTTACTGTGACGAATTGCGGGCTACAGCAAGCGGTGACACAGAAGAAGAAGCATTAAATAATCTAAAAGCTGCCATAAAAGAATTAATCGATTACCAAGGACCACAAATCTTTGCCCCGAACAAAAAACGGATTCTGGTGGAGGTGGTCTGA
- a CDS encoding Ig-like domain-containing protein, with the protein MRPYSFSFTTLDTTSPAITSTNPVNNASGVPANTGITVNFSENVIQGPGYNNITLTDDQNNPVSVTKNVSDQTLTISPVNNLRTGAPISGTITATFDCALQSSSSVQIILSAGGTSKTFYGTASGNQLTVGYVGLVYGTNYMVTIPAGSIYSTNGASNDAITWTFTTQANP; encoded by the coding sequence GTGCGACCATATAGTTTTAGTTTTACAACGCTGGACACCACGTCGCCTGCAATTACAAGCACTAACCCGGTGAACAACGCCTCGGGCGTGCCGGCGAATACGGGGATTACAGTGAACTTCAGCGAAAATGTGATTCAGGGGCCGGGCTATAATAATATCACCCTGACTGATGACCAAAACAATCCCGTAAGTGTGACGAAAAACGTAAGTGACCAGACTCTTACGATCAGCCCGGTCAATAACCTCAGGACCGGGGCGCCGATAAGCGGCACGATTACGGCAACCTTTGACTGCGCGCTCCAGAGTAGTTCAAGTGTACAAATCATATTAAGCGCCGGCGGCACATCAAAGACTTTTTACGGGACTGCAAGCGGTAATCAGCTAACGGTTGGTTACGTGGGCCTGGTATACGGCACAAATTATATGGTGACCATACCGGCAGGAAGCATATATAGTACGAACGGCGCTTCCAACGATGCGATAACGTGGACTTTTACGACGCAGGCAAACCCGTAA
- a CDS encoding Ig-like domain-containing protein, producing the protein MAIYYNTSSGYWEYQDSTVDPVNWTVTATVQHFSICAVFEDPAPPVSDPADGATGVVLNKVIKVTFSGTITAGNNFNGITLMDNHNNPVTTSSSVSGNVLVVTPSVSLNEGITYKLNMPAGATI; encoded by the coding sequence GTGGCGATCTACTACAACACATCCTCAGGCTACTGGGAATACCAGGACAGTACCGTTGATCCGGTGAACTGGACGGTAACCGCCACGGTGCAGCACTTTTCCATATGTGCCGTGTTCGAAGATCCCGCGCCTCCGGTGTCCGACCCGGCGGATGGCGCGACGGGAGTTGTATTAAACAAAGTGATCAAAGTCACTTTCAGTGGAACCATTACTGCAGGCAACAACTTTAACGGTATAACGTTGATGGATAACCACAATAACCCTGTGACAACCAGTAGCAGCGTCAGCGGGAATGTACTGGTGGTCACGCCCTCCGTTTCACTGAATGAAGGCATAACGTACAAATTGAATATGCCCGCCGGTGCGACCATATAG
- a CDS encoding S-layer homology domain-containing protein, giving the protein MITPLTSRSNKRKKNKTLILFGICLALLLTCGQVAMAAAAPAGTTPEKEQQAEKTAFTDVASDNPLWPYVHYLVAKGILKGYPDGTFQPAGDVTRAQLAKVLVLAKSIPLAEQTTPTFSDVTAEHWAFREIEAAAKSGLFQGYPAPSAPTPPLPGPRQFQCS; this is encoded by the coding sequence ATGATTACACCATTGACTTCCAGATCAAATAAACGCAAAAAAAATAAGACCCTGATTCTTTTTGGAATATGCCTGGCCCTACTGCTAACCTGCGGCCAGGTAGCCATGGCCGCCGCAGCGCCCGCCGGTACCACGCCCGAAAAAGAGCAGCAGGCTGAAAAGACAGCCTTCACCGACGTAGCGTCAGACAACCCGCTCTGGCCGTACGTTCACTACCTGGTTGCCAAAGGAATACTCAAAGGATACCCCGACGGCACCTTTCAACCTGCCGGAGACGTCACCCGCGCCCAATTGGCCAAAGTGCTCGTACTGGCCAAAAGTATACCCCTTGCAGAACAAACAACCCCCACCTTCAGCGACGTGACCGCTGAACACTGGGCCTTTCGCGAGATCGAAGCCGCCGCCAAAAGCGGATTATTCCAAGGATACCCCGCACCTTCGGCCCCGACGCCACCATTACCAGGGCCGAGGCAGTTTCAGTGCTCTTAA
- a CDS encoding S-layer homology domain-containing protein: MLLRLSGGALSAKDETMADVPSDHWAYRQIVTAVQSGMAQLSPDKNFYPDLPLHRGDLARSVTFLYTVSPALRNAPLTG; encoded by the coding sequence GTGCTCTTAAGACTGTCCGGCGGAGCACTTTCCGCCAAAGATGAAACCATGGCGGACGTCCCAAGCGACCACTGGGCCTACAGACAAATAGTAACCGCCGTTCAATCCGGCATGGCCCAGCTTTCACCCGACAAAAACTTTTACCCCGACCTGCCCTTGCACAGGGGCGATCTGGCCCGCAGCGTGACCTTCCTGTACACTGTCAGCCCTGCGCTCCGTAATGCGCCCCTCACCGGGTAA
- a CDS encoding IPT/TIG domain-containing protein, with protein MGIELRQRHYCSRGGSDFDIGRRRELESGSFWSCADLSSLVLSTESLSPVFSSSVTSYSTDIDISITSITVTPTALDTVNAAVYVNGVQVSSGSASSPINLSEGPNTVNILVRALDGITNTYTVTVNRVALLAPVINGISPITGPASGGTTVTISGTGLSAVSAVKFGSTAAINFTLESDTSMIAISPAGSGTVDVAVYGPGGWSATSISDQFTYVQPQARLEPAITPSGGTFTTSQEVSINNPNSTVTSSVYYNLNMIMPGITSIFYNGPFNITQTTTVTAAVYDSGTGLWSAPATATFTKNTPAPVVTSINPSSGPATGGTTITITGTGLSTVTGVFFGSIPAAGFTLGTDTAMTAVSPPGSGTVDVNVCDPGGYSSLVAGDRFTYISGTPPQLQSATISGSLITLLFNEQLDDTSVPASTDFTISANGSSVNIQYVLISGNSLLLTIETPISDETAISFLSYTRGQHPIRDTEGNDVTNFRIGMSSSNGGSETDQAKPHMLNGTPTGTLVKYHLFIPRDAVTDTNGNPITGDYDLYFYTGQ; from the coding sequence TTGGGCATTGAGTTACGGCAACGGCACTATTGTAGCCGTGGGGGGTCCGATTTTGACATCGGCCGACGGCGTGAACTGGAATCAGGTTCTTTTTGGTCGTGTGCAGACCTGAGTAGCCTGGTTTTAAGCACAGAAAGTTTAAGTCCCGTTTTCAGTTCTAGCGTAACCAGCTACAGCACCGACATCGACATCAGCATCACAAGTATCACCGTAACCCCCACAGCTTTAGATACAGTCAACGCTGCGGTTTACGTAAACGGGGTGCAGGTGTCAAGCGGTAGTGCCAGCAGTCCCATCAACCTGAGCGAAGGACCGAATACCGTAAATATTTTGGTGCGTGCCCTAGATGGCATTACTAATACATACACCGTCACCGTGAACAGGGTTGCACTCCTTGCGCCGGTGATAAACGGTATAAGCCCTATTACTGGTCCGGCATCAGGCGGTACAACGGTAACAATCAGCGGCACAGGCCTAAGTGCTGTTAGTGCGGTCAAGTTCGGCAGCACTGCCGCGATCAATTTCACACTGGAAAGCGATACCTCAATGATCGCGATATCGCCTGCGGGCAGCGGCACAGTGGATGTTGCAGTGTACGGCCCGGGAGGGTGGAGTGCCACAAGCATAAGTGACCAGTTTACTTATGTCCAACCACAGGCACGTCTTGAGCCTGCCATTACCCCCAGTGGCGGGACATTTACCACATCACAAGAAGTAAGTATTAACAACCCTAACAGTACCGTAACCAGTTCAGTGTATTATAATCTGAACATGATAATGCCGGGTATAACAAGCATATTCTACAACGGACCATTTAACATAACACAGACCACTACAGTAACGGCCGCTGTATACGACAGCGGCACCGGGCTCTGGAGCGCGCCTGCCACGGCCACCTTTACCAAAAACACCCCCGCGCCTGTAGTGACAAGTATCAACCCCTCCAGCGGCCCGGCCACCGGCGGCACAACCATAACAATCACCGGCACCGGCTTAAGTACGGTCACCGGTGTATTCTTCGGCAGCATTCCAGCAGCCGGCTTTACCTTGGGTACAGACACAGCAATGACTGCCGTATCCCCGCCGGGCAGCGGCACGGTTGACGTAAACGTTTGCGATCCCGGCGGGTATAGCTCCTTGGTTGCGGGGGACAGATTTACCTACATATCTGGTACACCACCTCAATTACAAAGTGCAACCATCAGTGGCAGCCTGATCACCTTATTGTTTAACGAACAACTCGATGACACATCTGTACCCGCTTCAACGGACTTTACCATTTCGGCAAACGGCAGTTCAGTAAACATACAATATGTTTTAATCAGCGGTAACAGCCTGTTATTGACAATCGAAACACCCATCAGCGACGAAACGGCAATCAGCTTCTTAAGTTACACCAGAGGGCAACACCCTATACGCGATACAGAAGGCAACGACGTGACCAACTTCAGAATTGGAATGTCGAGCAGCAACGGAGGATCAGAGACTGACCAAGCAAAACCACACATGTTAAACGGAACCCCGACCGGAACCCTGGTCAAATACCACTTATTCATACCAAGAGACGCGGTCACCGACACCAACGGCAATCCTATAACAGGCGACTATGACCTGTACTTCTATACCGGTCAGTAG
- a CDS encoding type II toxin-antitoxin system HicB family antitoxin has product MKTAYPIVLTPTEKMYAVTVPDLAISTQGADVVEAMYMARDAIGMWICYEQDEGRPIPAPSDIADVETKPGEIKTLVDIDVDEYRKAHDNRTIRKNLTLPSWLNERAEKAGVNFSQVLQEGLKSRLGIKKQP; this is encoded by the coding sequence ATGAAAACTGCGTACCCTATCGTATTGACACCCACAGAAAAAATGTATGCCGTAACAGTCCCCGATTTGGCCATATCCACCCAAGGCGCTGATGTTGTGGAAGCGATGTATATGGCCCGTGACGCTATCGGAATGTGGATATGCTACGAACAGGACGAAGGCAGGCCAATTCCCGCGCCAAGCGATATAGCGGACGTGGAAACAAAGCCGGGCGAAATAAAAACCCTCGTGGATATTGATGTCGATGAGTATCGAAAGGCCCACGACAACCGCACTATTCGCAAAAATCTCACCTTGCCAAGCTGGTTAAACGAACGCGCGGAAAAGGCGGGAGTAAATTTCTCCCAGGTCCTTCAAGAAGGGTTGAAAAGCCGCCTTGGTATAAAGAAGCAACCATAA